AGTTTTATATGCTAAATGTACATTATTCTTCCAACGGTCGAAAAAGGTAAAAGCATAAATCTATTTAAAAAACATTACAAAAACTTTATTTTTTTATTTCTTCTCATTTTCTTCTTCATAAACCAAAGGCCCAAACTTTAAATCATCAGTCATCACTATCACTTCTCTCTCTCCCTCTCTCTCTATAGAACTGCACGGACAACGACATGCTTTTTAGTTTCCATGCAAATCTTCTGGACAACATTTTGAAAATCAAACGCATTTGAATCTTCACTTTTTTTATTTCTCTCATCATCATCAATGGTGGCTGGTAAGGTCCGTGTAACCATGGGTTTTCACAAGTCTCCTTCAAGTAAACCGAAGGACATACCCCCTCCGCCTCCTCCCCCGCTTAAACCGCCTTCCGGTTCAGCTGGTAAACCGTCAAATCCCGGTTCTAATCAGAAACCAGGTTTCACCCGCTACTTCCCACGCGCTTCCGCACAAGTACACAATGCCTCTTCTCGGTCCGACCAAAACGCAATCGTTTTGGAGCTACGTCGTCAGGTGGAGGAGCTCCGCGAGAGAGAAGCTCTGTTGAAGACGGAGGTTCTCCAGCTCAAGCTACTCAGAGAATCCGTCTCCGTTATCCCGCTCCTCGAGTCCCAGATCGCGGAGAAGAACGGCGAACTCGAGGATTCGAGGAAAGAGACGGCGAGATTAGCGGAGGAGAACGAGAGACTGCGGCGAGAGGTTGTGATGAGCGAGGAGGTAAGGAGAGAGAGCGAGAGGAGGGAGAAGGAGATGGAGTCGGAGCTTAGGAAACTCGTGTCGAGTGAAGACCACGCGCTCTCGGTTTCTCAGAGGTTTCAGGGTTTGATGGACGCGTCGGCGAAATCGAGTTTAATCAGGAGCTTGAAACGGGTCGGGTCAATAAAGAGCGTGCCCGACCCGATACCGAACCAAGAGAGCAACAAGAAAGACGAGATCGAGAGCCACTCCATGAGTAACTCGGAGGAACCTCTCTCAGCCGTTAGATCTAGGGTTCCCAGAGTCCCTAAACCACCGCCTAAACGGTCTTTCTCATCCAACGGCTCAGGCGACTCCATGGCGGATCATCCGCCACCGCAGAGAACAAATCCACCTCCTCCCCCACCTCCACCTCCGCCTCCACTTCTCCAACGACCTCCTCCTCCGTCTGTCTCCAAAGCTCCGCCTCCACCACCGCCACCGCCGAAGAGTTTAAACATAGCTTCGGCGAAAGTAAGAAGAGTACCTGAAGTAGTGGAGTTTTATCACTCGTTGATGCGAAGAGACACCACAAACTCCAGAAGAGATTCCACCGGCGGTGGCAACGCCGCGGCGGAGGCGGTACTTGCTAGCTCGAACGCCAGAGACATGATCGGAGAAATCGAAAACCGATCGGTTTATTTACTAGCGGTAAGAACTCTCCTGACCCGGTCCGTTCAAGTTTAGCTTCTCCTTTTCTCTCTTGCGCCAGTTTCAAAATTCGTAATCATAAACCGGTTTGATTTAAATGTAAACCGGACATTGCAGATAAAAACCGACGTAGAAACGCAGGGAGACTTCATAAGGTTCTTGATAAAGGAAGTCGAAAACGCAGCGTTTTCCGACATCGAAGACGTGGTCCCTTTCGTGAAATGGCTCGACGACGAGCTCTCGTACCTGGTTGATGAGAGAGCAGTGTTGAAACACTTCGAGTGGCCTGAGCAAAAAGCCGACGCGTTGCGTGAGGCAGCGTTTTGCTATTTCGATCTGAAGAAACTCATATCGGAAGCTTCTCGTTTCCGGGAAGATCCTCGTCAACCTTCTGGCTCTGCTCTCAAGAAAATGCAAGCTCTGTTCGAAAAGTATAATAAAAATCCAATCTTTTTTTAGATTCTTGTTCAAAATTTAAGAGAAGTAGTCAGATAATTTTTCTGGGTTTTCAAAGGTTAGAGCATGGTGTTTATAGTCTGTCGAGGATGAAGGAATCAGCGGCGACAAAGTTCAAGACTTTCCAGATTCCGGTTGATTGGATGCTCGAAACAGGCATTACTAGTCAGGTCAGCAACAAAACTCTTGTTTTTCTTTTTGCTTAATGGTCTGATTACAAGTCGGTAATAGATTGATTACTTGTGATCATTACTTACTTCCTGTCAGTAGCTGTTTTATTGCATTTTGATTGGAGAGTAGTGTGATGAATGAAGAAGATAATAGAAACAACAAGAACAACAATTCTAATGGTCCCCATTTTTTTGATTAAAGTGAATTGTTGCTGTCATAGGCAGGACAATGTAAGAAGATTGGTTTGATACTGTCTTTGCTCTATTATTGTGTTATTTTGCGTGTTTACATGGTGAAAGCATTATACTACATGACAAGTTAAATTCATATACTATTGGACAAGGTTAAAAACTTGAATATAGTGCTTTACTTTAATGTATTTGGGGTGAATTTTCAAGATTTCTCTCTTGTCTGCTTTCTTTGTTTTTTTTTTGCCTTGGGATTCATTGAGTTTTATTATACAAAAATAAATGAAACACAGGAAGAAAAAATTGCATTGGCATTATAATAGGAATAGATAGACAAAGCATAGAGAATGGAATCGGATTCTCTCACGACCTTGTTAGTGTTTTCAAACTAGGTATCTGAAACTTAAATTAGTAATGCAGATAGGAACTTTAGATATGGAAGTTTGTATTAAGTGTGTTGCGTTTGCAAATGTGTTTTTTCAGATTAAATTGGCGTCTGTGAAACTAGCGATGAAGTATATGAAGAGAGTATCTGCAGAGCTCGAAGCCATTGGAGGCGGTGGCCCGGAAGAGGAAGAGCTTATCGTGCAAGGAGTCAGATTCGCATTCCGTGTTCATCAGGTAAAGTGTTTCGGTTTGGTTCTTTTACAAACTTGCAACACTTGTTTGTGCAAACTCTAACAATTCTGTTTATTTGTATGTGATCAGTTCGCAGGAGGGTTTGATGCAGAGACAATGAGGGCATTTCAAGAGCTAAGAGATAAAGCGAGATCATGTCATATTCAATGTCAAAGCCAAACACATCAACATAAGCTTCTTTTTCGCTCTACCCCTTGTTGAAGCAACCTTAGCTTCATATTATATCCACACCTCTTTGGTATTTGTCTCTATTAAATTTGTTTTTTTTTTCAAGAACAGATAAATCATGTGAATATACGAAACTCTTGTTTCTGAAAACAAAGGATCATTATTCAATGGGAAACCATCTTGTTATATGTACTGATCATCATAAAAGAAAGCTTCACAAAAATGTCAACGGTCCAGAAAACAAAAGGCAGAGAAATAAACGTCATTATCCTAAAACCCCACCAAATATAAACTTCTTAGTTTACAGAACCACCCAAGCATCACTGTCGGATCCTTCATCTTCATTGTCAGATCCTGCATCGTCGAGTTTCATCTCACCAACAGATTTTGAGAGCTCCATCTGAAAAAATCAAGACAGTATTGCAAGTAAGAAAACGTATATAATCAAAAACATGCTAAAAGTTATGAGAAACAAGAACACACACCATTTGAATTGCTCCGGCTCTCTCAGTTTTAGGATTTGGCAGAACATCAACATTGTCCACAACCACGTATTCTTCATCAGTCAGCGAACCCGCAGATTCTGCAAGAAACCATCAAAGACATTACAGATCCATAAACTGAAACGACAAACGAAGACGAGACAAAAAAAAAAAAAAAAAAAACAANNNNNNNNNNNNNNNNNNNNNNNNNNNNNNNNNAAGTATTATCAACAGTTCATTGCCTTCTGGTTATTAACAAATCAGTTTGAGTTTTACAAAAAAAAAAAAAAAA
This sequence is a window from Brassica oleracea var. oleracea cultivar TO1000 chromosome C1, BOL, whole genome shotgun sequence. Protein-coding genes within it:
- the LOC106314486 gene encoding protein CHUP1, chloroplastic, whose product is MVAGKVRVTMGFHKSPSSKPKDIPPPPPPPLKPPSGSAGKPSNPGSNQKPGFTRYFPRASAQVHNASSRSDQNAIVLELRRQVEELREREALLKTEVLQLKLLRESVSVIPLLESQIAEKNGELEDSRKETARLAEENERLRREVVMSEEVRRESERREKEMESELRKLVSSEDHALSVSQRFQGLMDASAKSSLIRSLKRVGSIKSVPDPIPNQESNKKDEIESHSMSNSEEPLSAVRSRVPRVPKPPPKRSFSSNGSGDSMADHPPPQRTNPPPPPPPPPPPLLQRPPPPSVSKAPPPPPPPPKSLNIASAKVRRVPEVVEFYHSLMRRDTTNSRRDSTGGGNAAAEAVLASSNARDMIGEIENRSVYLLAIKTDVETQGDFIRFLIKEVENAAFSDIEDVVPFVKWLDDELSYLVDERAVLKHFEWPEQKADALREAAFCYFDLKKLISEASRFREDPRQPSGSALKKMQALFEKLEHGVYSLSRMKESAATKFKTFQIPVDWMLETGITSQIKLASVKLAMKYMKRVSAELEAIGGGGPEEEELIVQGVRFAFRVHQFAGGFDAETMRAFQELRDKARSCHIQCQSQTHQHKLLFRSTPC